AAGTTTGATTAAATTAATGGATATAATCAGTCAAATATAGTAAGATTAAATAATAGATCGTGGGAGAGAGATTTAGTTGCTTACCagtaagaaaatgatgaagaaggaaaaataaaactagggtttatcttcCTTGTTCTTCGCCTTCGTTTTCGCCCTTTTCTGGATCTAGATTCTAAAGTTACAGAGAAAGGGTTTTAGACAAAGGGTCCTCTTTTTATGCTCATTTTAGGGTTCATAGAGATTCACATTGTGATGAGATTTTTGACCACTTTAtgtaaaaaaatgattttttagtGTAAAGTAAAGTACGTTTTTAAGATCTGTTGCTGCTGGCCACTGGATTATAACTCACATTTCTGGTGTCCAAGACTCTAAAGTTATAAATTTTGGATCCTAAAAGTTTATGCCAAATTGCAAATTGTAAGTcgcttaataaattttgattacaGGACATATATCTTAATCACGCTGATTAAGTCTTTCAATAAATTCTGATCACGGCATATATTTTGAGTTACAATGACAAATCCTGAGTCGTATAATAAATTTTGATCACAACGTATATTTTGAATCACAATGACAGATTTTGAGTCACTTAATAAATTCTGATCACGACATATATTTTGAGTCACTTAATAAATTCTGATCACGACATATATTTTGAATCACAGTGTCAAATTTTAACTCATTAAATACATTATGTGTATATTATGTGTCATGACAGATTTACCAAGAcacaaatttatttttctttttcctttttaaacACGAAACATATCTAAACTACTTAAGAGCTACTGCCTCCGTTTCTAGAAAAATATTACTTTTTCAACTTTTATTTTTTCAACTtagcctatttttaggctaaaatgaaaatgtGAAAGTAATATTTTTCCGAAAACAGAAAAAATATTACACAAGGGTATGTGGTTCAGATTCAGATAGAACCAAAAAACAATGGCAGATTTTTAAGTCTGCATATATGGCGGATTTTAGAGTTGTAAAAAGCATTGGCTGCACGTAAATTTTCGAGGCAAAAGGCATATTTACAGTCACAGATTGCAGGGTAAGTATGCAAATTTCTGTAACAAATGTGGCTTAGACCCCATCCCACCCACCCCCTCAATTTGGGGGCCGTCAGACAGCAAGTTTGAGAGCTACTGTGATTTTCACCAGGAGATGAAAATAGAGTCGGTGATGTTGACTCAGAGATGAAAAATAAAGCAACAGGGAAGTGTAAGTGAAAAAAGGTCATAAAGCTAATCAAAAGCACCATCAGACGCAGGGGACATACTGAGAGCACCTGCTATAAGGAAGAAAAATGCACCAACCCCATAACCATTACCTTCATCCGAGTCATCATTGAGCCGCTGAACTAGGGTTAACGGGCGTACAATGAATGAATGACTGAATGCAGGTAATTATCCaagaaaaataaaccaaaaaggtAAAACAAAATACCAAACATAGTATACTCCTATTACTGTTAATCTATCAGGTTACTTTTCACATGCGTTTGTTAAGATACTTAATATGACTACTGTCTCTTCAACTTACACTTTAGATAATCCACATCTTGTTCACTGTCTACCTATCCCACTCAGGATCAGGACTTAAGTGCATCTCCGGCTCCATCTCTGGCTCTCTTATTTCAGGATTAACGTTGGCACTTGCTGGCAGCTGAGGATTAAAGAGCTGATCCCAACCCATGATGCGTGGCAGGATGTAATTGAAACTTGAGCGCATCACTTCAAACTCTGCCTTAGAAACGGGCACATAGAACTGGTCGCTGGTTTTAGACACCGAGTTGTTAACATTCAATGAAAAAGAAAAGCCGGCACCATTTCCAATCGGCTGAACTGATAATTTCTTTCTAACTTGACCTGCGTTACTTGATTGCATTGATGGGTCGTGGAAAAATTCAGCAGACTCGGAAGGTCCAAGACTTATTAGGGCCCCAATCTCTGTCACTGACAAAGCAAAACCTTGTCTGTTTTGCCAATCATACTTTTTTGGACCAACAGCAGGAAAAAAATTCAGCATCATTGCACCCTTCCTATCTATCTTCATACCACCCCCAGACTGGAGCTGGATGAACTTTGGTGGAATAGGGGACATATTGAGAGCACCTTTTCCCTTGAAGATAGTATAATCCACAAATACTCTGCCTGAATCACCATCAGACGCAGGGTTTGGTCTAGCCACAGCTTGGGAAACAAAGCTTCTGGACAATAAGGCATCCTCAGTATTGCTTACTTTTCTTGGCAACAAAAACTTAGACAAAGGTCTCCTAACCGTCAAGACTTgagagaacttcttcaacatttTCGTCTTCTTCTAGCAAACTGACAAGAGGAAGTTCACAGAAAAGAGTAAATAATTTGGCTGATAAAAACAAATTACTTGAACTGAACAATAGGGGAAAATGAGAAATTATGAATACAGAATACCCAAAAACATACACCtgacaaaacaaagaaaatatcacATCACTATGAGATGCATACAGATGATTCAATGCACATCTGGGGTAGAGGTTTTGAAGTTATTTTACAGTTCCGTTACTGAAAGTCAGGACTCAACCATTCAGAAAGTCAGAATTCAACAAAAAGAAGTTTCTTTTTATAAGACTATGGTGTTTCAAGTTACAAGGATGGTCTACAACTGTAAGAGGACTTGACAAGTAAATCACCTCACTGTGAAGTGATATGGGTTAAATCTGCGACAATTGATGATATTAGTCGAATTCAGACTATGTAGCACGAGACAAAGTACAAAAGTATAAAGCGTTGACATCGATATCACCGAACTTGTGCTAGGAGAGGATCAAATACAATATAATCATAACTTCCTTTAAAAGATATAGTGGGACTGAACTTCTTAATCTCTTCAAACATATCACACACCTCCACCAATGTTCCCTTCACCCCAATACCCCTTCATCAGGACAATAACACATACCTAATCTCACTATCCTTTAATTGAAGAAACAATCATAAGTATGTTTGGGTCCTCTCCATACACATGTACAGCAAACTATTCAAAAATGTTCAGTCGCAGAAGATAGTgaacaaaataaaaagagagagttCACAGAAAAGAGTAAATGATTTAGCTAATAAAAACAAATTACTTAAACTAaacaacagaaaaagaatgagaaatGCTGAATGAGGAAACAGAACATTGATAAATTAACACACCTACAACTGATAAACCCAAGAAAATACCACGACACCGTGAGACACATGAAGATGATACAATGTACATCTGAGATAGAGCTTCCCAAGTAATTTCACAGTTCCGCTATTGACAGTTAGGACTCAACCATCCAGAAAATCAGAATTCAACAATAGGAAGTTTCCCGAATTTGTAAGACAATGGTGTTTCAAATTACAAGGCCTACATCTGTAAGACGACTTGATAAGTAAACCACCTCATTGCATAATGAGTTAAGTCTATGATATTAAGAGTTTAGACTCCATATGGTACGACACGGAATACAAAGGCACAAAGCATTCAcatcaatttcaacaaaaatggTCAGGAGAGACTCAAATACATTATCATATTCATCATTACAACATTTAAAAGATACTGGATTGAGCTTCCACCAACATTCCCTTAACCCCAAAACCACTTCGGTCACCATAGTACAACAACGAACACTTATACATACTTAATCCCACTATCACTTAACTGAAGAAATAATCATAAGTATGTTTAGGTCCTCTCCACACACATACTTAAGCATCCTTTCAAGCTACCCAATGTTCAGGGGCAAAAGATAGTGAACAAAATGAGGATAATCCAAAGAGCATTTTTAAGATTTCAAAAGTTAAAAAACAACCCATATCTTAATTATCATGATACTCaattgattgaagaagaagataagaaaccAACCAAAAAAAAGTTTCAATGTAGGGTTTTAGAATGAGCACAAACTAAGCTGAAATCCTAATAAAAATCtattaaaattattaaaataagtTACACAGTAAGATTATTACTGCTAATGAGAAGTTACAGAGAGATAGAGAGTGATGGGTTACCAGTGAAAAATGATGAAGAAAGAATCTAGGGTTTATCTCCTTCGCCCGCTGAGTCCTCTTGGATTTGGACCTAACTACTTCCAGCGTTTTATAACCTCGATAAGGTTTTAGATATTCCCGAATCGGTCAAAGAAGTCTAATTTGATAGTCAACCCAACCGATAAAGGGCAAAGTGATAAATTTCGTGGTTTTTGGTGTTACCTTTCAACTTCTGTTGATAAAAAATAACCGCAAGATTCGGGGATATTGAAACTAATTGGGGATAAAGGAGAAGGATAAAACCTGGATCTAAATATCAATCAAGGATTACCTCTTGTCTTAGTAATTTACGTAATACCTAATCCAAAAATCATAAGATTATTTAATAAAAGATTAGTGTatgtttttatttgtatttgggtgaatgAGGAGAGAGTAGGAGGGGGAAAATATTTGAGAGgtaactttttttggtgaaaatggatgattgtgaagagagaattgttgatgctgaatctttagctcaactacaacaaggatcatatccTCAA
This genomic stretch from Papaver somniferum cultivar HN1 chromosome 5, ASM357369v1, whole genome shotgun sequence harbors:
- the LOC113284212 gene encoding single-stranded DNA-binding protein WHY2, mitochondrial-like — its product is MLKKFSQVLTVRRPLSKFLLPRKVSNTEDALLSRSFVSQAVARPNPASDGDSGRVFVDYTIFKGKGALNMSPIPPKFIQLQSGGGMKIDRKGAMMLNFFPAVGPKKYDWQNRQGFALSVTEIGALISLGPSESAEFFHDPSMQSSNAGQVRKKLSVQPIGNGAGFSFSLNVNNSVSKTSDQFYVPVSKAEFEVMRSSFNYILPRIMGWDQLFNPQLPASANVNPEIREPEMEPEMHLSPDPEWDR